The window CAAAATTTAAAgcaaataaagaagaagaaaaacaaataaagaagagaaaaagaTAACTACAAATGGTATTAAGTGCTACAACTACGTGGGCTCTGTTTAAGAAAATGGATATCATCCTTTATTAGGCTACTTGGGCTTTATTAGGCAAATTAAACGGATGAaacattttctttctttattactCCATTTTGTGTCAATTAAATTgaaggagaaaaataaaaaaaaaataaaaaagataaatatgaatgaaggtcatagagaggtgctacatcaccttatctatacctagctttatattatatatagatacttATGCCTACATCTTCAATTATCAGCACAATCCTACATCATctattataaaaaaaaactaacaTATTACACTTCTATtatcaagaacaacaacaacgaaATGACTTTAACACTTCAATTATCAActtcttttatcaattttcaATTATCAacttcttttatcaatttaaaagAAACCAAAAGTGTTAAAACAGCTGATGATTATCTAGTTTCAAACTTGTATTTCAAATAAGAGACTCAGCACAAGAATGGACCTGGAGGGTCGGGCTTATTAGTTGAATGGGTTCGAGGGTTTCTTTGGATATGAATAAAAGGGGATTTAATTGGGGCGGGTCGGGCTTATTAGTtggatcatttttttttctttttttttaagaaacaataatatttttattgatAAACAGTGCGGGTACAACTCTATTCattcccttgattcttctctACTAGTTTTTGCCCGTCCTTGTGATATATTTGATCTCCAAAACGTCGGACAGTTTGATAAAGACAATATTTGGACATCAACTAGAGGGGAAGCGATTCTTCACGATCGGAGAACAGGGGAGTCCGCTGGTAGGAATTCTTCAGTGTGTATTACCATTTTTTCACCGAGGGGTATGGCTCAAAGACCACTTCTCTCACGAGGTATGGAGCAACTGAGCTCCTTGTCCTCCCCTTGTCGTCAACAACATTTTATATGGTAATGAATCAGTTAGGACAACATTTCCTTCCCTGTACACATGAGAAAATCGAATTTCTTTATCCCTCAACAATGTAATAATTTTCCTGACTATTGTATCAACAACCCAGGGTGCAGACACCTCTTGTATCATGATAAGTCTAGTAATGGTTGAATCAGTCTCAATCACCATATTTGTGAAGCCTTTATGCACGGCTATCACTCCTACAGGATCGGGAGACTTTTTTTACATATTACGAGAATGTCGTTGAAGTAGGAACTCGAAACCAAGAACGCTTCATTAAGAAAGAGATATTTCTATTGATAGGAACGTCCTAATCCTAAATAAATACCACGTGAAGCGCGTGATCACCCAGATTCCTCGTCCTCCCTTCCTACGGGTTCCCCCACCGAGTGGATTGAATAACTGTTTTTTTAGTGCCATACCACGAAACAAGCAAAGATCTAAGGCTTTCTTTGCTCTGCCTCTGGGCCGCAACCCCAGGGAAACTCCGAATACAGGCCTAGATCGTTTGTACAGACAGACTTTAGAACACTATCGGCACAAAACCTTAAAAGTCCGATTCTCCAAATTTTGTTTTCCTAATGACATAAGAAAATACAACTTCGACCGCTCTTAGTTCTTGGACCGAATGGAAAAAGAAGTTCTTCCTCAAGACCAACCCGAAGTGCCTGCAAGGTTACTTTAGATAGGGGTATTTTCTAATTGAAAGAATTTTCTATTGAATGGAAGATGATTTTACATCAGTACTTGTTATGGAAGACTCAGGCACACTTCCCTATACTTCTTCTAAGTGACATCAAAATACTCTTTCAGCCGATTCGAAAGCAACAATAGATGAGATTCTAGGGATTTATGGAATTTTCGAGATGTAGTTGGATCGGGTTAAATGGGGGGATCAATTAGTTTAAGTTAATTATATTGTTAACCAATGAGAGGCTGCCACACAATAAATGAAATTGTTAATTGGATTTTGAAATGAGACCATTTaaaataagggtattttaggccccaaaTGTTAACATCGAGGATATTTTAGGCTCCAAAGATGGATGAAGGGCATTTGTGCACCAAATCTAATAGTTCAAAGATGTTTTAGGCCCCTTTtccgtaaaaaaaaaattgtaatatatatatatatatatatatatttatcaaaAGTCTCTTTTAATTTCTTAAATTTAGTAGTATCTAGTAAAAATCTTCATCTAAAAATTAAAATGGGAAGGAGGAAGTTGTACTATAATCATATAGACCTTGATATCTTTGGTAGGACATATTCACCACATAATTTCCTGCAACGACCCTGTAGACAGGTAATCCCTGCCTACTCCCTCTCGGTCAAAATTTGAATTGGATTGCCTGCATCTCTCATATaacaccaccccccccccccccccccgctttattttttgttttcttgtttcttttcccTCTCAAAAAATAATCACCATTTTCAGTTTCTGGTTCTTGAAAACAGGACCCCCACTTTTCTTTTTTTCTGGGTTTTCTTCTCTTCTCTTCTTTCCCATTCTTTCTTATTTTTTGGGGTAAAAATATGGGGAGTTGTTTGAGTAAGAAAAGCACTTGTTCTTCTTCTCTAGCACTTGCAAACACAAATCAAGAAACCGAACCAAATACCCTAGTGGTAGAAAAGAAGAAAGTAGAGGGACATATAGTGAGAAGAGAAATCTTTGTTATCAAACACAGGATAAGTCATGAAGAGTCTAATAAAGAAGAAAATGATAATTTCAAGAAAGCAAATGAATCAATACAACCATTGAGGAGGGCTACAAGTTGTACAAAAGAAGAAGTTGATGCTATTTTGATACAATGTGGGAGGGTCAGCAGGAGTTCATCCCGGAAAAATGGTACTCTCTAGTTTCGATTTATTTGTCTTAATTTTCATTTTAGTCCGTTTAAAACACAGAATGTCTCCCTCCCTTTTTGTTCAACTTTGATGAGATATGATTAAGACCGTAAGATTGGGTATTTTAGTACATTCTACTATCTTTAGGacctgtttggccatgagaatttatTACTTTTTTCCTAAATtgttttatattttatttgaaaatcagagTTTGGTTATGAAAattatatttggaatttggaaaacagcTAAAACCctcagtacattcaaacaacacaactccaacttcaagattccaaataaagtgaaaaatatttgattttcatggccaaacgcctgcttagtttaagactacaagattcaaaagtttccTTACTTTTTTAAATTTCATGTTAAGTCAAAACcagataaacaaattaaaaaggaGTGAATATTTCTTTTGCAGGTTTTGGTGAATCTTCTGAGAATACCAATACAAGTACTAGAAATTACTCTATTTCCAAGAGAAGTTATGATTTTGACAATGAAAACAGAAGTGATATTGGGAGCAGAAGGGTAAGCAGATCTCCTGTTAGAAGATCCGAATCACCAACTACTATTCAAAGGATTCAAGTGAAGAGAAATGTAGGTGTTGCATCTCCTCGTGCTCGATCCCGGTCTCCAGCAAAGATGAATTCAAAGGCAACAAATGAGAACATGAATTCCCAACAGCAGCCTTTGTTCCTTAGCCGTAGCAATTCCAGGAAAAGAGAAAATTCTCCTTTCAGAAGAAAACCTGGAAGTGAAATTGATACCCCTGTAGACACTGGACCAATTCCCTTGTATACACAGGTTGGATTTTCTTATCCAAAGCAACTCCAGGGacataatattttttttgggatattttcatttttggcccgtcCGGCCAAAATTAAGTATGAGGGCTAGCCAAAGTATGCAAAAGTTATATACTGATTgtttatattatatgtatattgtatgtatatttatacttaatatacaaaacctatatatTTGATTGCTATTTTGTAAATTGGATCACTGAAAGGCATAGGACTGGAATTATCTctattcatgggttttctaaatGATTGTATGTACTATATCTATGATTGATTTCATGCTTTTGGTATTAGTCTATGTTTGGCATTTATTTGACACAAATATGGTATGGTTCAAATGCAGAAACTGAATGCAGAAAACATAAACAATAGCAAAGTTCTGCAAGGAACTGAGGAAAAACTTGGCATCAGCAAAGCAGCTATAGATTACGGTCTTACGAATGTTTATGGCAAAGTCAAGGAGCAGCAGAAGCAGCAGCTGGCACAGGAGGTTAAAACATTGAGAACAGTTTCAGAATTCGAAAGCCTAATGCCCGAGGGAATAACAAGAAGAAGCAGGTCACCGAGTCTATCACGAGACCTAGACATTAATGATCTTAGAGTTGAGTCAAATCCTCCTACTCAATCATATACCGAGTTATTGCTTGAGGACATCCAAAACTTTCATCAAAAGAGCAGCAGCAACTCTTCATTTTCACTTCCACCTTGTGTAACAAAAGCTTGCTCAATACTGGAGGCAGTTGCTGACTTTAACTCAAGCACTAGTTCCAATCCATCCAGTGCTTTCTCTGAAGACAGAAGAAGAAACCCCACGGTTGAGCGATTAAACAAGAAGACCGCCGCTTCTTTAGGAACCAATCCTCCTAGTATACAGAAGTATGCAACCTTCGGAAGGGGAACTGATGGAGATGTTTATAAGGAAGAGCTAGAATCCTCAGAAAGCAACAGTTTTGTTGGTTATCAGCGATGTAGTTTTTCCCCTTCCTCACGAGAACCAAACTCAGCTGATTCAACCGATTCTTGGGCTCCTTCAAAATCTTACAGTAGGCTTTATATGAATCCACTAGCCTTTCAAAAGTGTACAGTATCTGATCATGCCCCTGATATGGATGAAGGTAAAGAAGAGTGACTGCAAATAAGAGGGATTTTAACTACCAGCAGCATGGTAGAGTTCACAACAG is drawn from Lycium barbarum isolate Lr01 chromosome 8, ASM1917538v2, whole genome shotgun sequence and contains these coding sequences:
- the LOC132606337 gene encoding uncharacterized protein At1g65710-like is translated as MGSCLSKKSTCSSSLALANTNQETEPNTLVVEKKKVEGHIVRREIFVIKHRISHEESNKEENDNFKKANESIQPLRRATSCTKEEVDAILIQCGRVSRSSSRKNGFGESSENTNTSTRNYSISKRSYDFDNENRSDIGSRRVSRSPVRRSESPTTIQRIQVKRNVGVASPRARSRSPAKMNSKATNENMNSQQQPLFLSRSNSRKRENSPFRRKPGSEIDTPVDTGPIPLYTQKLNAENINNSKVLQGTEEKLGISKAAIDYGLTNVYGKVKEQQKQQLAQEVKTLRTVSEFESLMPEGITRRSRSPSLSRDLDINDLRVESNPPTQSYTELLLEDIQNFHQKSSSNSSFSLPPCVTKACSILEAVADFNSSTSSNPSSAFSEDRRRNPTVERLNKKTAASLGTNPPSIQKYATFGRGTDGDVYKEELESSESNSFVGYQRCSFSPSSREPNSADSTDSWAPSKSYSRLYMNPLAFQKCTVSDHAPDMDEGKEE